In one window of Pseudoalteromonas sp. GCY DNA:
- a CDS encoding ABC transporter ATP-binding protein, with amino-acid sequence MIRVENLSRVYGSGETQVHALKSVSLEVREGEFVAVMGSSGSGKSTLMNILGCLDSPTSGSYYLANQEIQAVEDEALSQIRNQKIGFIFQTFHLLTRLTALENVILPLRYTDTSPSEAKNRGLAMLKKVGLDSRAHHKPFEMSGGQRQRVAIARALINEPKVIFADEPTGNLDSKTSHEIMELLCQLHQQGHTIVMVTHEDDIAAYAERIIRMKDGEKVEDSQCAAVL; translated from the coding sequence ATGATTCGGGTCGAAAACTTAAGCCGCGTTTACGGAAGCGGAGAGACACAAGTGCATGCACTAAAATCAGTTTCTCTGGAAGTAAGGGAAGGTGAATTTGTCGCAGTGATGGGGTCTTCTGGCTCTGGAAAGTCTACATTAATGAATATACTTGGCTGCTTAGATTCTCCAACCTCCGGCTCTTACTATCTTGCTAATCAAGAAATTCAAGCCGTGGAAGATGAAGCCTTATCACAAATTAGAAATCAAAAAATTGGCTTTATCTTTCAAACATTCCACCTACTTACTCGCCTGACCGCACTGGAAAATGTCATCTTACCGCTAAGGTACACTGACACTTCCCCATCAGAGGCAAAAAATCGCGGACTTGCCATGCTAAAAAAGGTAGGTCTTGATAGCAGAGCACATCACAAACCCTTCGAAATGTCTGGCGGACAACGCCAACGTGTTGCTATTGCTCGGGCTCTTATCAATGAGCCGAAAGTTATTTTTGCCGATGAACCAACCGGTAACTTAGATAGTAAAACCTCGCATGAGATCATGGAATTACTATGTCAGCTACACCAGCAAGGCCACACTATTGTAATGGTAACGCATGAAGACGATATTGCAGCATATGCCGAGCGTATCATCAGAATGAAAGATGGCGAGAAAGTGGAGGATAGCCAATGCGCAGCTGTATTATAA
- a CDS encoding NfeD family protein, with translation MAFLLEHLAQTLVVLGIACLIVEVAVLGFATFVPFFLGLSLVISGGLMYAGMLDQTWLTALWFNALVTTLLAVFLWKPLRRMQDVTDNKEVTSDFAELTFTLEKDLNADSRIFHTYSGIAWQLKSKQPITAGTEVKVIKKEVGAFWVEPN, from the coding sequence ATGGCCTTTTTACTTGAGCATTTAGCACAAACCTTAGTAGTACTAGGAATTGCTTGCCTAATTGTTGAGGTTGCTGTGCTTGGTTTTGCGACCTTTGTACCGTTCTTTTTGGGTCTGTCGTTGGTGATCAGCGGTGGTCTAATGTACGCAGGCATGCTTGACCAAACTTGGCTGACTGCACTTTGGTTTAATGCGTTAGTCACGACATTACTGGCTGTGTTTTTATGGAAACCACTAAGACGCATGCAAGATGTCACCGACAACAAAGAAGTAACCAGTGATTTTGCTGAGCTTACCTTTACTTTAGAAAAGGACTTGAATGCAGATAGCCGTATTTTTCATACCTATTCTGGTATTGCGTGGCAACTAAAAAGTAAACAACCTATTACCGCAGGAACAGAAGTCAAAGTGATTAAAAAAGAGGTTGGAGCGTTTTGGGTTGAGCCTAATTAA
- a CDS encoding ABC transporter ATP-binding protein — MEKSPILTLQKVSKVYRTKDVETHALSDINLTIREGDYLSISGPSGSGKSTLLSILGLLDNITSGSYKVHDTDTHTLDADTQAELRNRHIGFVFQSFNLLDSLNVFDNVALPLEYREPALSSGDIKQRVERALAQVEMTHRANHKPNQLSGGQQQRVAIARALAGSPSILLVDEPTGNLDSANGDAVMALLSELNENGTTICMVTHDIRYAGYAKQQIQLLDGKLVSQSSSAKEVSLSEAT, encoded by the coding sequence ATGGAAAAGAGCCCGATCCTAACTTTGCAAAAGGTTAGTAAAGTGTACAGAACGAAAGATGTCGAAACACATGCATTAAGTGATATTAACCTGACAATCCGAGAAGGCGATTACCTTTCTATCAGTGGTCCATCCGGCTCAGGAAAGTCGACATTACTGAGTATTCTGGGGTTGCTAGATAATATTACCAGTGGTAGCTACAAGGTGCATGATACCGACACCCATACACTGGATGCTGACACACAAGCAGAGCTTCGTAATCGACATATTGGATTTGTCTTTCAGTCTTTTAATTTATTAGATAGTTTAAATGTGTTTGACAACGTCGCCTTGCCTTTAGAGTATCGCGAGCCGGCGCTCAGCAGCGGTGACATCAAACAAAGAGTCGAGCGGGCCTTAGCGCAAGTAGAAATGACACATCGCGCAAATCACAAGCCAAACCAACTATCAGGTGGCCAGCAGCAACGAGTGGCGATAGCAAGGGCTTTAGCAGGCTCACCCAGCATCCTACTTGTCGACGAACCCACCGGTAATTTAGATTCAGCAAATGGAGATGCAGTAATGGCATTACTTAGCGAGCTAAATGAAAACGGAACCACCATTTGTATGGTTACACATGATATTCGTTATGCCGGTTACGCTAAACAGCAGATACAGTTACTTGACGGCAAATTGGTTTCTCAATCCTCTTCCGCCAAAGAAGTTAGCTTATCGGAGGCAACCTGA
- a CDS encoding efflux RND transporter periplasmic adaptor subunit — protein sequence MDIKASLEKSKKRKLKWLPYVTLSIVFILVIYLIQHKEPNLYFDELRLATVQKGDLELSVSGYGQLRSKFRRQITTGFSAQVAEVVHLPGSRVEKETIILRLSNPELEQQLNRERLALGRQKANLEALKLSQRNDELTTQGEITLLHSELESARLREQAERQLVKKGIVSALDHKSSQLRVSQLEQRLAFSKQRFEQQKALHVRRVQIEQELLSEYQLSYLAAQEAVEQLQVRAGISGMLQELHVDQGQTIERGQLLALVGSEKHLLADLMVPERDASQILIGQKGVINTFSGYVDARVTRIVPVVREGRIEIEMELLGELPANARPALTIEGKIVTTVKHEALFVQTPQAASAHKSAQLFVFNRANYSLVQKKFQFGSMAGNVIEILSDAQVGDQVVVSDIDEIKHLKTVPIKN from the coding sequence ATGGACATTAAAGCAAGTTTAGAAAAAAGCAAAAAGCGTAAATTAAAGTGGTTACCTTATGTGACTCTCAGCATTGTTTTCATCTTGGTAATTTACCTGATCCAGCACAAAGAGCCGAACCTCTATTTTGATGAATTGAGGCTTGCTACAGTTCAAAAAGGCGACTTGGAGCTCAGCGTTTCGGGCTACGGTCAACTACGCTCTAAATTCCGTCGCCAAATCACCACCGGATTTTCAGCTCAGGTTGCAGAAGTCGTGCACTTACCAGGTAGCAGAGTCGAAAAAGAAACCATTATTTTGCGCCTTTCTAACCCTGAACTGGAACAACAGCTCAATCGGGAACGGCTTGCTCTAGGTCGACAAAAAGCAAATTTAGAAGCATTAAAGCTCAGTCAAAGAAATGATGAGCTGACCACCCAAGGCGAGATCACATTACTGCATAGTGAACTTGAAAGCGCTAGGTTACGTGAGCAGGCTGAGAGACAGTTAGTAAAAAAAGGAATTGTCTCCGCGTTAGATCATAAAAGCTCCCAGCTAAGAGTATCCCAGCTTGAACAAAGGCTGGCATTCTCTAAACAACGCTTCGAGCAACAAAAAGCCTTACACGTACGCAGAGTTCAAATTGAGCAGGAGTTATTGAGTGAATACCAACTCAGTTATCTGGCTGCACAGGAAGCAGTCGAACAATTACAAGTTCGGGCAGGTATCAGTGGAATGCTTCAGGAATTACATGTTGACCAGGGTCAAACGATTGAGCGCGGCCAGTTGCTAGCTTTGGTAGGCAGTGAAAAACACCTATTAGCGGACTTAATGGTCCCTGAACGTGATGCTAGCCAAATTTTAATTGGTCAGAAAGGTGTAATTAATACCTTCTCAGGTTATGTCGATGCGCGAGTAACCCGCATTGTACCCGTTGTCAGAGAAGGGAGAATTGAAATTGAAATGGAGCTCCTAGGGGAATTACCAGCCAATGCACGACCCGCTCTCACTATCGAGGGGAAAATTGTTACAACAGTCAAACACGAAGCCTTATTCGTACAGACTCCACAAGCTGCATCAGCCCATAAAAGTGCACAGCTTTTTGTATTCAATAGAGCCAACTACTCGCTGGTCCAGAAAAAGTTTCAGTTTGGTAGTATGGCAGGTAATGTCATTGAAATATTGAGTGATGCGCAAGTTGGAGACCAGGTGGTTGTTTCTGATATAGATGAAATAAAACATTTAAAAACCGTACCAATCAAAAATTAA
- a CDS encoding ABC transporter permease has protein sequence MNLRQLKSQSHLALKNLSQVPSFCITLILTLAITLSCFFVAMSLLSSYFIKPLNIQNESHFAVVEQRNLFTENSSAGYQSMQAMLDWYREEDLFETRALINSFSDVVDNLPGQPKLDITFASNDYYAMIKMPLAIGRHISPTEEINQKHSEVLISYELWQTYFSGKQSVLGESLSIIGRFYTIVGVTAQQFRDPHFLNQGKSQLWLPFSEDERYFGDQRGQYDAWSSRQRDLKLLAIVKPELKFSHITEKLQQQIISTQTEWKAAEPELVRIEPIVRSFREVEVGDKDKLAIIVMISITCLVLIAILNVSNLFISRSQAIQKQLALQAMLGAKRRLLFNNILFESLILTGASVLVALFLAAWEIQLVKSLTQGYLPLVDALSLDATVMISALTLTLSLAFLFAYITTRMINFEQLRHGAQSSGKGSTNQLNQTATRVLISIQLFFTTSLVLGASLILSKSTDTLLRPVGTEVQNMYSVMLHIPNDQTPFPERFGKIELFKQALMKVPNVQGVAHGESPLQESQRISAMRDMSGQLTPTMPIGNVGRDYFDLTGLELIEGRNFSESAIRGNTEEVIVTKAVNDLLKPDGSMIGDSYFGFNPDVPAEVVGISENFNHPSEFDKHQGKMIWWPALPLGYPYIVKMDQDKPLTREQVLKAIRSVHGNAGIWRFTNLSQAYNSVTYLERMTLILGFTLCGFTLLLCGVGIYGVLSYSFHNRKYEFGMRMALGAKKKQLYILLTCDTMGPIITAISTACLMVTGLYFGFADSLTDWMSVKISWLVPVITLLLLFAYVVAYYPMRKLIKSSPMKVLRQQ, from the coding sequence ATGAACCTAAGACAACTCAAAAGCCAAAGCCATTTGGCTTTAAAAAATTTATCACAGGTACCTAGCTTTTGCATTACTCTCATATTGACGTTAGCTATTACGCTCAGCTGCTTCTTCGTTGCAATGAGCCTTTTAAGTAGCTACTTTATCAAGCCACTCAACATACAGAATGAGTCGCACTTTGCAGTTGTTGAACAACGCAACCTATTTACCGAAAATAGTAGTGCCGGATATCAAAGCATGCAGGCCATGCTCGACTGGTACCGCGAAGAAGATCTATTTGAGACACGAGCACTGATCAACAGTTTCTCAGATGTTGTAGATAACTTGCCAGGCCAGCCCAAACTGGACATCACATTTGCATCGAATGATTACTATGCGATGATCAAAATGCCTCTTGCAATTGGCCGCCATATTAGCCCAACAGAAGAAATCAATCAGAAACACTCCGAAGTTCTTATTTCCTACGAGCTATGGCAAACCTATTTTTCAGGTAAGCAATCTGTCTTAGGGGAGAGCCTGAGCATCATAGGCCGATTTTATACCATAGTTGGTGTAACTGCACAGCAGTTTCGCGATCCACACTTTTTGAATCAAGGAAAGAGTCAGTTGTGGCTACCGTTTTCTGAGGACGAAAGGTACTTTGGAGATCAACGCGGACAATACGATGCTTGGAGTAGTCGACAAAGAGACCTTAAACTGCTGGCAATCGTCAAGCCAGAGCTCAAATTCTCACACATCACCGAAAAGCTGCAGCAGCAAATAATCTCAACACAAACCGAGTGGAAAGCGGCGGAACCAGAACTAGTAAGAATAGAACCCATAGTGCGCAGCTTCCGAGAGGTTGAAGTGGGTGACAAAGATAAGTTGGCCATTATCGTCATGATAAGCATCACGTGCCTAGTGCTCATTGCTATCTTGAATGTTAGCAACTTATTTATTTCCCGATCTCAAGCTATACAGAAACAACTTGCATTACAAGCCATGCTCGGTGCCAAGCGACGACTGTTATTTAACAACATTCTTTTTGAATCTCTGATACTTACGGGCGCATCGGTTCTCGTCGCTCTATTTCTAGCAGCATGGGAGATCCAGTTGGTCAAGTCACTGACACAAGGATATTTACCGTTAGTAGATGCGCTTTCACTCGATGCAACGGTTATGATCAGCGCGCTTACCTTGACTTTAAGCTTGGCCTTCTTGTTTGCATATATCACGACACGTATGATCAATTTCGAACAACTTCGCCATGGAGCCCAATCCTCAGGTAAAGGCAGCACTAATCAGTTAAATCAAACTGCTACCAGAGTGCTGATATCGATACAATTGTTTTTTACCACTTCACTAGTGTTGGGGGCTTCTCTAATCCTGAGTAAAAGCACAGACACATTACTACGTCCAGTCGGGACTGAAGTCCAGAATATGTACAGTGTTATGCTACACATACCCAATGATCAGACACCTTTTCCGGAACGCTTCGGTAAAATTGAACTATTTAAACAAGCACTAATGAAAGTTCCCAATGTGCAAGGTGTTGCGCACGGTGAAAGTCCTTTACAAGAGTCTCAACGCATTTCTGCGATGCGTGATATGTCAGGTCAGCTTACTCCCACCATGCCAATTGGCAATGTTGGGCGAGATTATTTTGACTTGACAGGGCTTGAACTAATTGAAGGGCGTAACTTCAGTGAGAGTGCAATTAGAGGCAATACTGAAGAGGTTATTGTTACGAAAGCGGTTAACGATCTACTCAAGCCCGATGGCAGCATGATCGGTGATTCCTATTTCGGCTTTAACCCCGATGTGCCAGCTGAGGTCGTTGGTATAAGTGAAAATTTTAATCATCCAAGTGAATTTGACAAACATCAAGGGAAAATGATTTGGTGGCCCGCACTGCCACTTGGTTACCCCTATATTGTAAAAATGGATCAAGACAAGCCTCTCACCAGAGAGCAAGTACTCAAGGCCATTCGAAGTGTTCATGGAAATGCCGGTATCTGGCGATTCACCAATTTGAGCCAAGCCTACAATTCAGTTACATATTTGGAGCGTATGACCTTAATATTGGGCTTCACATTGTGTGGATTCACATTGTTGCTATGTGGCGTAGGAATATACGGTGTGTTAAGTTATAGCTTTCACAATAGAAAATATGAATTTGGCATGCGAATGGCACTCGGAGCCAAGAAGAAGCAGCTCTATATCTTGCTCACGTGCGATACCATGGGGCCCATCATAACTGCAATTAGTACCGCATGCTTGATGGTTACAGGCCTATACTTCGGTTTTGCTGACTCACTTACTGACTGGATGTCCGTTAAAATCAGTTGGCTTGTGCCTGTGATCACATTATTATTGCTTTTTGCATATGTTGTTGCCTACTATCCAATGCGAAAACTGATAAAATCATCTCCAATGAAGGTACTCAGACAACAATAA
- a CDS encoding sensor histidine kinase, translated as MANPMQALRAKQLAHSLEFKFLILCSIPVISLLCVMVYIVHTQSISTLSSLSIAVVLLAPTLAALTKCYNIVINLLNAISTQLDSINGEEYNIWQLAQYKSGRVAALKSDIKQMSKRIHKKRQEYVKNESFVFHFISELSLPVVILDAHQHVYHANTAAHDLFKCVTLQGLHCSDLNLENQSNRWQIKQQASRYTLATHHLHRGSRTYEILVFVTLEQILRENEKFVWQKLITVMNHEVRNSLTPICSMAQSLRFDTAVISSDMRDTMLEVIASRATHLQKFISSYASIAQLPQLSLSAQPVQQLVEHWQTLYPELQVSLATDSQLLCDGEQLTQALINLLNNAQQANALRGKSTIQLAIERIKQTCVLTLEDHGCGIDNTANLFVPFYSTKQGGTGIGLIISREIIRNHGGELTLTNKPDGHGARAVITLPATAK; from the coding sequence ATGGCTAACCCAATGCAAGCACTTCGCGCTAAACAACTGGCACACTCATTAGAATTCAAATTCCTGATATTGTGTTCTATTCCCGTTATTTCCCTACTTTGTGTAATGGTCTACATAGTCCACACCCAAAGTATTTCGACTTTATCTTCACTATCCATCGCTGTGGTACTTTTGGCACCTACGTTAGCGGCGCTAACAAAGTGTTACAATATAGTCATTAACCTCCTAAACGCCATTTCAACTCAACTTGATAGTATTAATGGAGAGGAATACAACATTTGGCAACTTGCTCAATACAAGAGTGGCCGTGTTGCGGCTTTAAAGAGCGATATCAAACAGATGTCAAAACGTATACATAAGAAACGACAAGAGTATGTCAAAAATGAATCTTTTGTTTTCCATTTTATCTCTGAACTCTCGCTGCCCGTGGTGATTCTAGATGCACATCAACATGTTTACCATGCCAACACTGCTGCACATGACTTGTTCAAATGCGTTACATTGCAGGGGTTACACTGTAGTGACTTGAATTTGGAAAATCAGTCAAATCGCTGGCAAATCAAACAACAAGCATCCAGATACACACTTGCTACACATCATTTACATCGAGGCAGCCGGACGTATGAAATACTGGTGTTTGTTACACTTGAGCAGATTCTTAGAGAAAATGAAAAATTCGTCTGGCAAAAGTTGATCACTGTCATGAATCATGAAGTGCGAAATTCCCTGACACCAATCTGCTCGATGGCACAATCTCTTAGGTTTGACACAGCAGTTATTTCATCAGATATGCGGGACACAATGCTAGAAGTTATTGCGAGCCGGGCTACCCATCTGCAAAAGTTCATTTCCAGCTACGCATCTATTGCCCAGTTGCCACAGTTGAGCCTATCCGCTCAACCTGTTCAACAATTGGTTGAGCATTGGCAAACATTGTACCCAGAGCTGCAAGTCTCGCTTGCAACGGATAGCCAACTGCTCTGCGATGGAGAACAACTCACGCAAGCACTTATTAATCTACTCAACAATGCACAGCAGGCAAATGCTCTGCGAGGTAAAAGTACTATACAGCTTGCCATCGAACGGATTAAACAAACCTGTGTCTTAACGCTGGAAGATCATGGCTGCGGTATCGACAACACGGCGAACTTGTTTGTGCCTTTTTATTCAACCAAACAAGGTGGAACCGGTATAGGTTTAATAATAAGCAGAGAAATTATTCGTAACCATGGTGGTGAACTGACATTAACCAATAAACCGGATGGGCATGGGGCTAGAGCAGTAATCACTTTACCAGCAACCGCCAAGTAA
- a CDS encoding efflux RND transporter periplasmic adaptor subunit codes for MRKTSLAVIVSLWLLGCQEAPEQPAQLLYTVESKPFSITVEAEGELEAASETVISAPTSARGAQTLAWIMPEYTQVKKGDVIARFDGSQLERRKRFSEFDKGKVAQDITVTDSDLTTRKSHLDSDKVIVSEEKHFAETFSVDDERIRSKLDILDQMQNVEYLNAKEAYFGWQTEQFSSSALGEMELLKLQSKQHESKIAMYNANLEGLEVIAPHDGLLTLSADWRGEKPKSGQALWPGQKIGGLPDISSLQAKLFVHEKEALGLAIGQKVEFTLLSNSDERFDGKITKVSPYPQSIRRGDPQKYYEIIASLDETPAHFKPGNKVLATVFVQENKQALLVPKHSVINDNNAFFVQVKDGSQFKRVKVELGQSNLSHTEVLAGLSPKQQIALVANKEL; via the coding sequence ATGAGAAAAACATCACTCGCAGTCATTGTCTCACTATGGTTACTTGGCTGCCAAGAAGCACCTGAGCAGCCAGCGCAACTCCTATATACCGTAGAGTCGAAGCCATTTTCGATCACAGTGGAGGCAGAAGGCGAATTGGAAGCGGCAAGTGAAACCGTCATATCCGCCCCAACCTCAGCAAGAGGGGCTCAGACGCTCGCATGGATTATGCCTGAGTACACTCAGGTAAAAAAAGGCGATGTTATTGCACGATTCGATGGCAGCCAATTAGAAAGACGAAAACGCTTTAGTGAATTCGACAAAGGCAAAGTCGCACAAGACATTACGGTCACCGATAGCGATTTAACCACGAGAAAGTCCCATTTGGATAGCGACAAGGTTATCGTTAGTGAAGAGAAACACTTTGCCGAAACCTTTTCAGTTGACGATGAACGGATCCGCTCAAAGCTAGACATTTTAGATCAAATGCAAAATGTTGAGTATCTCAATGCAAAAGAAGCTTATTTTGGCTGGCAGACAGAGCAGTTTTCATCTTCTGCTCTTGGAGAAATGGAATTGTTAAAGCTGCAGTCAAAACAGCATGAAAGCAAAATTGCGATGTACAATGCAAACTTAGAGGGTCTTGAAGTCATCGCGCCACATGACGGCTTACTTACCCTCAGTGCCGATTGGCGTGGAGAGAAACCCAAATCAGGCCAAGCGCTATGGCCTGGGCAAAAGATCGGGGGGTTACCAGATATTTCATCCCTGCAAGCTAAGCTTTTCGTTCATGAAAAAGAAGCGCTTGGCCTTGCGATTGGCCAAAAGGTTGAGTTTACCCTGCTCTCCAATAGCGATGAGCGCTTTGATGGTAAAATCACAAAAGTATCACCTTACCCACAATCTATTCGTCGTGGAGATCCACAAAAATACTATGAGATCATTGCGAGCCTTGATGAGACTCCAGCCCACTTCAAGCCGGGCAATAAAGTACTCGCTACGGTATTTGTCCAAGAAAATAAACAAGCGTTACTCGTGCCTAAACATAGCGTGATCAATGATAACAACGCATTTTTTGTTCAAGTTAAAGACGGTAGCCAGTTTAAACGCGTAAAAGTGGAATTAGGCCAAAGCAACCTAAGCCATACTGAAGTATTGGCAGGGTTATCTCCCAAGCAACAAATTGCACTCGTCGCGAATAAGGAACTGTAA
- a CDS encoding efflux RND transporter periplasmic adaptor subunit, which yields MKVKLLAIIIPLYLLGCSQAPSDIHIVKAQPITITVEANGELESKSRALIAPPSIKRMWQYKIKQLMPENTTVQKGQIVVSFDDQTVRDRLMEYNSKLSQAQKELENKQAQVEKQEEEYKLALAEAQMNFDKAKRRAEIIDNSRSDNDRKKAQIDFTIATNDLELARSKLAFHLDNKELSIQMARSKVARTDAEVKELKRDIERLQVKAPMDGLVAYRANWEGEKPSVGESMQFGQPVVELSVIEQMQVKAQIKEADFGRITLGQKVKVTIDSADGYVIGGTLVEIGKAFREKSHQDKSRIVDAIIELDKVDTEKLRPGLSARVEIVTAQLDNALTVPLNALKQSADKVFIDTNSGEKEVTVSYTTPTLAIVTSGISQGAEVKL from the coding sequence ATGAAAGTTAAGTTACTGGCAATAATTATTCCACTCTATTTACTTGGCTGCAGTCAGGCCCCCAGTGATATACATATCGTTAAGGCACAGCCAATCACTATCACAGTAGAAGCGAATGGTGAATTGGAATCAAAAAGCCGAGCGTTGATAGCCCCTCCTTCAATCAAGCGTATGTGGCAATACAAAATAAAACAGTTAATGCCTGAAAATACCACGGTCCAAAAAGGCCAAATTGTTGTTTCATTTGACGATCAAACCGTTAGAGATCGCTTGATGGAATACAATTCGAAGCTAAGCCAAGCGCAAAAAGAACTGGAAAATAAGCAAGCTCAAGTCGAGAAGCAAGAAGAAGAATACAAACTCGCACTCGCTGAAGCGCAAATGAACTTTGATAAGGCAAAACGACGCGCAGAGATCATAGATAACTCACGCTCAGACAACGATCGTAAAAAAGCGCAAATCGACTTCACCATTGCAACCAATGATTTAGAGCTTGCCCGCAGTAAACTCGCTTTTCATCTAGACAACAAAGAGCTGAGTATTCAAATGGCAAGAAGCAAGGTTGCACGAACGGATGCTGAAGTAAAAGAGCTAAAACGTGATATAGAGCGTTTACAAGTAAAAGCGCCAATGGATGGGTTAGTTGCATATCGAGCAAACTGGGAAGGTGAAAAGCCCAGTGTTGGTGAATCCATGCAATTTGGTCAACCTGTTGTTGAGCTATCAGTTATTGAACAAATGCAAGTAAAAGCACAAATTAAAGAAGCCGATTTTGGACGGATTACATTGGGGCAAAAGGTCAAAGTTACCATAGACAGCGCCGACGGTTATGTTATCGGCGGAACACTCGTTGAAATAGGAAAAGCTTTTAGAGAAAAGTCGCATCAAGATAAAAGCCGCATTGTTGATGCTATTATTGAGCTGGACAAAGTCGATACCGAAAAGCTGCGGCCAGGCTTGAGCGCTCGTGTAGAGATAGTGACAGCACAACTCGATAACGCCTTAACCGTGCCATTAAACGCGTTAAAACAAAGTGCGGATAAAGTGTTTATAGACACAAATAGTGGAGAGAAAGAGGTAACCGTCTCGTATACCACACCGACGCTTGCCATCGTTACTTCTGGAATTAGTCAAGGCGCGGAGGTAAAACTATGA
- a CDS encoding HlyD family secretion protein, translating into MRSCIISIALLTSLQAFAKPIIVSGLIKAGETQVFHAPMSDSWKIQIQWMLPEGEVANKGDIVVVYDSGSIATSIDQDKVALDAAKDEYKRIEQDGAQKVLEAQFQLKKTILLVERAKIDASVPKANISTYDYEQYQLTLEKAIIENHKAEISLSKAETEAKANTQKQRLEIKRLEASLTHNQEQLDKMSLTASNSGPILYTDHPWNGNKLFAGATVQPGWKVAEIPSTAGLYLEAWIHEVDAIGIKEGQTADLKFDAFRSSPTTGTLTELSTQPEKRQDWGQGMYYRAKFTFNTDLPLLPGMSGSITLPGEKNES; encoded by the coding sequence ATGCGCAGCTGTATTATAAGCATCGCCCTACTCACCTCTTTGCAGGCTTTTGCCAAACCAATTATCGTCTCGGGTCTTATTAAAGCAGGTGAAACTCAGGTCTTTCACGCACCGATGAGCGACTCTTGGAAGATTCAAATTCAATGGATGCTGCCCGAGGGTGAAGTTGCTAATAAGGGTGACATCGTCGTCGTCTATGATTCAGGCTCTATCGCGACCTCAATCGACCAAGATAAAGTAGCGCTCGATGCTGCAAAAGATGAGTACAAACGAATTGAGCAAGACGGCGCCCAAAAGGTACTAGAAGCTCAGTTTCAGCTGAAAAAAACCATTTTGCTCGTCGAAAGAGCCAAGATAGATGCTAGCGTGCCAAAGGCCAATATCAGCACCTACGACTACGAGCAATACCAGCTGACGTTAGAAAAAGCGATTATCGAAAACCATAAAGCCGAAATCAGTTTAAGCAAGGCCGAAACTGAAGCAAAGGCAAATACTCAGAAACAGCGACTAGAGATAAAGCGTCTAGAAGCAAGCCTCACGCACAACCAAGAGCAGCTCGATAAAATGAGTCTAACGGCTAGTAACAGCGGCCCAATTCTGTATACGGATCACCCTTGGAATGGCAACAAGTTGTTTGCTGGCGCAACAGTACAACCGGGTTGGAAAGTAGCAGAAATCCCTTCTACAGCGGGTCTGTATCTAGAAGCATGGATCCATGAAGTAGATGCTATTGGCATTAAAGAGGGTCAAACCGCCGATTTAAAATTTGACGCCTTTCGCTCATCACCAACGACTGGTACGCTCACTGAGCTATCAACACAACCTGAAAAGCGCCAAGACTGGGGCCAAGGCATGTATTACCGAGCTAAGTTCACATTCAACACCGATTTGCCACTACTGCCAGGCATGAGCGGAAGCATAACTTTGCCAGGAGAGAAAAATGAAAGTTAA